The following are from one region of the Fusarium keratoplasticum isolate Fu6.1 chromosome 4, whole genome shotgun sequence genome:
- a CDS encoding U3 small nucleolar RNA-associated protein 22 gives MESSSKRRKLDHSGSGLRHDGLIDFEARSSARVSTASTFVLQTDELLKEAKLDYAKALKGVDAHLHRLKEAIDSAPPHDAVPIAEATASFEKKHRVVVPYPEPRPAKDAPYKLSFAKPAQYNVVGSYVAKTMIKTQAQFGIDMVIQMPKAMFQEKDYTSMRYFYRRAYYIAYVAAHVKKELGTEMDLGFELLNENPLLPVLTLRPKPEEEEEPKESKGKASKKKAKAPKSPYVIRVIPCAPDGLFPKSKLLAASNNNKSGETDDKKTQLSTPFYNSTLKAEETFISYLRVLTHAKNECPAFPDACVLGRIWLQQRGFGSSVSQGGFGHFEWSVMIALLLQMGGRNGQAALSTSLSSTELFKAAVQFLSTTDFNKKAFVFGSSKISPDTVKESGPVMYDPVRELNVLSKMSPWSASLLQMHAKSTTDLLADEAADKFEPTFIVKSDAPLQTFDAIFEIKTQDISKAAKSPDRRGPAWDFSLEAHKILKKAYGTRAQLVHFQLPSRKGWSLSSFHPSDSDKVLFGVMFEFAQMSRQMEHGPPAEEQKDAARFRQFWGEKAELRRFKDGSILECIEWTSKAPFQICEEITAHILKRHLKIVKEEITPFGAGFSNVITLSHMDKEAFDAARRAFQTLEHDIRNLEDLPLQIRQLSPVSPAARYASIDAPMPGFHQGTIEPIDVNLYFEASSRWPENLIAIQEAKIEFLLDFDRRLTSAKDNITTYLGRENQEIGIENLAYLDIVYDSGASFRLRIHCDLEETLLERQIKNKTLDQHVREESEAAFARFNWLFTTLPIHTQTISTFCTRLHSLSQTIRLVKHWFNCHKLSGHISEELIELFVLHVFLQPYPWRAPSSVSTGFLRTLTFLSRWDWRDEPLIVDSAEELTNDDRSTIHKELETWRKRDPNMNHTVMIVATSNDPSGLAYTRNGPSKLIASRMTRLAKAACKLVKDEGYHLDVSQLFDTSLEDYDVLFHLSRKAIRSILREAASDPSARRHSQFKNLDDRTGRAPLPIRAHPVDVLMQELQRAYEDTLVFFRGTNNGEDDDAVIGAIWNPKLQQQKFRVGLPYNFNKVAGEDDDVVEVNRKAVLLEIARLGGEVIKKIEEVE, from the exons ATGGAGTCTAGTTCGAAACGGCGCAAGCTCGATCATTCCGGCTCCGGTCTGAGACACGATGGtctcatcgactttgaggcCAGGAGCTCGGCGCGAGTCTCAACTGCCAGCACCTTCGTCCTCCAAACcgatgagcttctcaaggaAGCAAAACTCGACTATGCCAAGGCATTGAAGGGTGTTGATGCGCATCTGCATCGCTTGAAGGAGGCTATCGACTCTGCACCTCCTCACGATGCTGTGCCT ATTGCTGAAGCTACAGCCAGCTTCGAGAAGAAACACCGCGTCGTTGTTCCCTATCCCGAGCCGAGACCCGCCAAGGATGCGCCTTACAAGCTATCATTTGCCAAACCAGCTCAGTACAATGTCGTCGGCAGCTACGTCGCAAAGACCATGATCAAGACCCAGGCCCAATTCGGCATCGACATGGTCATCCAGATGCCCAAGGCCATGTTCCAGGAAAAGGACTACACAAGCATGCGATACTTTTACCGCCGAGCCTATTACATTGCATATGTCGCTGCGCACGTCAAGAAAGAGCTGGGTACAGAGATGGACCTTGGTTTTGAACTTCTCAATGAGAATCCTCTCCTGCCCGTGCTCACTCTCCGACCCAAgcccgaggaagaggaggagcccaaggagtCAAAGGGCAAGGCTTCTAAgaaaaaggcaaaggcaCCAAAGTCACCCTATGTCATTCGAGTTATTCCTTGCGCCCCTGATGGACTCTTCCCCAAGTCAAAGCTCCTCGCGGCCTCgaacaacaacaagagcGGCGAAaccgacgacaagaagacCCAATTGAGCACCCCCTTCTACAACTCTACCCTCAAGGCAGAGGAGACATTCATCTCATACCTGCGAGTTCTCACACACGCCAAGAACGAGTGCCCAGCTTTCCCTGATGCCTGTGTCCTCGGCAGGATCTGGCTGCAGCAAAGAGGTTTTGGAAGCTCCGTTTCTCAGGGTGGCTTTGGACATTTTGAGTGGTCGGTAATGATCGCTCTCTTGCTTCAAATGGGCGGTCGAAACGGTCAAGCAGCACTGTCGACGTCGTTGAGCAGCACCGAGTTGTTCAAGGCTGCTGTTCAGTTCCTTTCAACCACAGACTTCAACAAGAAGGCATTTGTCTTTGGATCTTCCAAGATAAGCCCTGATACTGTCAAAGAGTCTGGTCCGGTCATGTACGACCCGGTGCGAGAGCTTAATGTTCTGTCCAAGATGAGCCCCTGGTCAGCGAGTCTTTTGCAGATGCACGCCAAGTCGACCACCGATCTTCTCGCAGATGAAGCCGCCGACAAGTTTGAGCCGACTTTTATTGTCAAGTCGGATGCACCTCTACAGACCTTTGACGCCATATTCGAGATCAAGACTCAGGATATTTCCAAGGCCGCCAAGTCCCCTGACCGAAGAGGGCCTGCCTGGGATTTCAGCCTGGAGGCGCACAAGATTCTCAAGAAGGCCTATGGCACTCGGGCCCAGCTCGTGCATTTCCAGCTGCCCTCGAGAAAGGGGTGGTCATTGAGCTCCTTCCACCCTTCAGATTCGGATAAGGTCCTTTTTGGGGTCATGTTTGAATTTGCTCAGATGTCTCGCCAAATGGAGCATGGTCCTCCCGCAGAGGAGCAAAAGGACGCTGCGCGATTCCGGCAATTCTGGGGTGAGAAGGCTGAGCTGCGCAGGTTCAAGGATGGAAGTATCCTCGAGTGTATCGAGTGGACGAGCAAGGCCCCTTTCCAGATTTGTGAGGAGATTACTGCCCATATCTTGAAGCGACACCTCAAGattgtcaaggaggagattaCTCCCTTTGGCGCGGGTTTCTCTAACGTCATCACCTTGTCTCACATGGATAAGGAGGCATTTGATGCAGCTCGACGGGCGTTCCAGACTCTTGAGCATGATATCCGGAATCTAGAGGACCTGCCACTGCAGATCCGACAGCTTTCGCCAGTCTCGCCAGCCGCTCGCTATGCCTCGATCGACGCCCCGATGCCTGGGTTCCACCAGGGAACTATTGAGCCTATCGATGTGAACCTCTATTTCGAGGCCTCAAGCCGATGGCCAGAGAACCTCATTGCGATCCAGGAGGCCAAAATTGAGTTCCTTCTCGACTTTGACAGGCGACTCACCTCTGCCAAGGACAACATCACAACCTATCTCGGTCGAGAGAACCAGGAGATTGGCATTGAAAACCTGGCTTATCTCGATATCGTGTATGACTCTGGTGCATCCTTCCGATTGAGAATTCACTGCGACTTGGAGGAGACCTTGTTGGAGCGTCAGATTAAGAACAAGACCCTGGACCAACATGTTCGTGAAGAGTCGGAAGCTGCTTTCGCCAGGTTTAACTGGCTTTTCACAACCCTGCCTATTCATACGCAAACCATCTCAACTTTCTGCACGAGACTTCACTCTCTATCGCAGACCATTCGCCTGGTTAAGCACTGGTTCAATTGCCACAAGCTTTCGGGTCACATCAGTGAGGAGCTTATTGAGCTCTTTGTTCTGCACGTTTTCCTCCAGCCTTACCCCTGGCGGGCACCCTCAAGTGTTTCGACTGGCTTCCTACGAACTCTGACCTTCCTCTCCCGCTGGGACTGGCGTGATGAGCCCTTGATTGTCGACTCGGCTGAGGAGCTGACCAACGATGATCGTTCCACGATTCACAAAGAGCTTGAAACATGGCGGAAGCGAGACCCTAACATGAACCACACCGTCATGATCGTTGCAACCTCCAATGATCCTTCTGGCCTTGCGTACACTCGCAACGGCccctccaagctcatcgcCTCGCGCATGACACGccttgccaaggctgcttGCAAACTTGTTAAGGATGAGGGGTACCATCTTGATGTCTCTCAGCTCTTTGACACCTCCCTTGAGGACTACGATgtcctcttccatctctcccGCAAGGCCATTCGCTCCATTCTCCGAGAAGCTGCTTCTGACCCATCTGCCCGCCGCCACTCCCAATTCAAGAACCTCGATGATCGCACGGGTCGCGCACCTCTACCTATCCGAGCTCATCCTGTCGATGTTCTCATGCAGGAGCTACAGCGTGCGTACGAGGACACGCTCGTGTTCTTCCGGGGGACGAAcaatggcgaggatgatgacgccgTTATTGGCGCCATCTGGAACCCGAAGCTGCAACAGCAAAAGTTCCGCGTTGGTCTGCCATACAACTTTAACAAGGTTGccggcgaggatgacgacgttGTCGAGGTAAACCGCAAGGCGGTGCTATTGGAGATTGCGAGGTTGGGTGGCGAAGTgatcaagaagattgaggaggttgagtAG
- a CDS encoding DNA primase, with protein MSSPANVKDEPVEEAGISNETAPPAPEADANMADAEDTKKDVKQLEDLFDDVDSDDEFPSSAPPQESSQVASGPADVMSMRASDPEVMRSFYQRLFPWRYLFQWLNHSPTPTNDFGNREFAFTLSNDAYLRYQSFPTADMLRKDVLRLMPSRFEIGPVYTTNPRDRKTLVKSSGFKPLAKELCFDIDLTDYDDVRTCCDKANICNKCWQFMTMAIKVLDAALREDFGFKHIMWVYSGRRGAHAWVCDKKVRSMDDQKRRAIAGYLEVVKGGAQSGKKVNVRRPLHPHLARSLEILKTHFQEDVLDVQDPWASTEQAEKLLQLLPNQNLNESLRRKWDAAPGRASASKWADIDAVAKSGASKNLDARQLLEAKQDIVLEYTYPRLDIEVSKKLNHLLKSPFVVHPGTGRVCVPINTKNLEDFDPLGVPTVQGLLAEIDAWKGDEDEEANKSTADWEKTSLKPYIEQFRHFVNGLMKDEKDVKVKREREDTSMEF; from the exons ATGTCATCTCCAGCCAACGTTAAGGACGAGCCGGTGGAGGAGGCCGGCATCTCCAATGAAACGGCGCCGCCAGCACCGGAAGCTGATGCCAACATGGCTGATGCTGAAGACACCAAGAAGGATgtcaagcagctcgaggacTTGTTTGACGATGTGGATTCGGATGATGAGTTCCCTAGCTCTGCACCCCCGCAGGAGAGCTCTCAGGTTGCTTCAGGGCCAGC TGATGTCATGTCCATGAGGGCTTCAGACCCAGAAGTCATGCGCAGTTTCTACCAGCGACTATTCCCCTGGCGATACCTTTTCCAGTGGCTCAACCACAGCCCGACACCTACCAACGACTTTGGCAACCGAGAATTCGCCTTTACCCTTTCGAACGATGCCTACCTTCGATACCAATCTTTCCCTACAGCCGACAT GCTTCGCAAGGACGTCCTACGGTTGATGCCCTCTCGTTTCGAAATCGGCCCCGTCTACACCACCAACCCCCGCGACCGCAAGACTCTCGTCAAGTCTTCCGGTTTCAAACCCCTTGCCAAGGAACTCTGCTTCGATATCGATTTGACAGACTATGACGATGTGCGAACGTGCtgcgacaaggccaacatcTGCAACAAGTGCTGGCAGTTCATGACCATGGCGatcaaggtcctcgacgCCGCGCTACGGGAGGACTTTGGCTTCAAGCATATCATGTGGGTGTACTCGGGTCGAAGAGGTGCTCACGCCTGGGTGTGCGACAAGAAGGTTCGGAGCATGGATGATcagaagaggagggcgatTGCTGGTTATCTCGAGGTAGTCAAGGGAGGTGCTCAGAGTGGAAAGAAGGTTAATGTGAGGAGGCCGCTGCACCCTCACTTGGC ACGAAGTTTGGAGATTCTCAAGACTCACTTCCAAGAGGATGTCCTCGATGTGCAAGACCCTTGGGCTTCCACTGAACAGGCCGAGAAGTTGCTACAACTCCTTCCCAACCAGAATCTCAACGAGTCTCTCCGAAGGAAGTGGGACGCTGCCCCTGGCCGTGCCTCGGCGTCAAAATGGGCCGACATTGATGCCGTGGCCAAGTCGGGCGCCAGCAAGAACCTCGACGCCAGGCAACTCCTGGAAGCCAAGCAGGACATTGTCCTGGAGTACACCTATCCTCGACTGGATATTGAAGTCAGCAAGAAACTCAACCATTTGCTCAAGAGTCCCTTTGTCGTTCACCCCGGCACCGGTCGCGTTTGTGtgcccatcaacaccaagaacctcgaggacTTTGATCCCCTAGGCGTACCTACGGTTCAAGGCCTTCTGGCAGAGATTGATGCTTGGaagggtgatgaggatgaggaggccaaCAAAAGCACGGCGGATTGGGAAAAGACAAGCTTGAAGCCGTATATCGAGCAGTTTAGACACTTTGTCAATGGGCTAatgaaggatgagaaggatgtCAAGGTGAAGCGGGAGCGCGAGGATACCAGTATGGAGTTTTGA
- a CDS encoding TRNA (guanine(9)-N1)-methyltransferase has product MSAMDTDSTERPSVDQEVKEVSEETKTAAPSEASVLPQKRPAEDDAPPMSKNALKRLRKQQEWEAGKEDRKQKRKENRQARRVRKREEKAALVAQGINPDAQKTQKPPSVSVPVSLIFDCDFEQYMMDKELVSLGSQITRSYSENKNARFRTHMFVSGWNGKLAARFHEVLEDKHKNWKGIDFLEGDFIACAEEARKKMQENGGKMIDPLQKSLDEKVPWERDERDPFPMPDPEPEPREEYKDIVYLSSDSPYTLERLEPNTSYVIGGLVDKNREKGLCYKRARQLGIRTARLPIGQYMVMASRQVLATNHVVEIMLKWLEYENWGDAFLSVIPKRKGGQLRQQEGASGEVDEDEGEEAEGEAQEPVPEAETEEAASKP; this is encoded by the coding sequence ATGTCTGCCATGGACACAGATTCAACAGAGAGGCCCTCCGTGGACCAAGAGGTCAAAGAAGTGAGCGAAGAAACCAAGACGGCTGCACCCTCAGAAGCTTCAGTCCTTCCCCAAAAGCGACCCGCCGAAGATGACGCTCCCCCCATGTCCAAGAACGCCCTCAAGCGCCTGAGGAAGCAGCAAGAGTGGGAGGCCGGCAAGGAGGATCGCAAgcagaagcgcaaggagaaCCGCCAGGCCCGCCGCGTCCGCAAGCGCGAGGAAAAGGCCGCCCTCGTCGCTCAGGGCATCAACCCGGACGCCCAGAAGACCCAGAAGCCCCCCTCGGTCAGCGTCCCCGTCTCGCTCATCTTTGACTGCGACTTTGAGCAGTACATGATGGACAAAGAGCTCGTGTCGCTCGGGAGCCAGATCACCAGGTCGTACTCGGAGAACAAGAATGCTCGCTTCCGCACGCACATGTTTGTTTCTGGGTGGAACGGGAAGCTGGCTGCGCGTTTCCATGAGGTGCTTGAGGACAAGCACAAGAACTGGAAGGGCATTGATTTCCTTGAAGGAGACTTTATTGCTTGCGCTGAAGAGGCGCGTAAGAAGATGCAGGAGAACGGTGGCAAGATGATCGACCCCCTGCAAAAGAGTCTCGACGAAAAGGTCCCCTGGGAGAGGGACGAGAGGGACCCCTTCCCCATGCCCGaccctgagcctgagccgcGAGAAGAGTACAAGGACATTGTGTACCTGTCCTCCGACTCTCCGTACACGCTCGAGCGGCTCGAGCCCAACACGAGCTACGTCATCGGCGGGCTCGTCGACAAGAACCGCGAAAAGGGACTGTGCTACAAGCGGGCGCGGCAGCTTGGCATCCGGACCGCTCGGCTGCCCATCGGCCAGtacatggtgatggcgagcCGGCAGGTGCTCGCCACGAACCACGTCGTCGAGATTATGCTCAAGTGGCTCGAGTACGAGAACTGGGGTGACGCATTCCTTAGCGTTATCCCCAAGCGTAAGGGAGGACAGCTAAGGCAGCAAGAGGGTGCTTCAGGCGAGgtggacgaagatgagggcgaagaggccgagggtGAAGCTCAAGAGCCTGTTCCAGAAGCAGAGACCGAGGAAGCTGCTTCAAAACCATAG
- a CDS encoding MFS domain-containing protein — MPGSTISSSSETVNEKASVKNTEKPDPQPYASTSLQIIPSQNDDANANVHPEPSNAAEADIEKAQPAPPGPPPGMAPADFPDGGLEAWLVVFGGWCSLFCTFGLINCVGVFQKYYLSGPLRGYNSSTVSWILSVEVFFMIFCGAIFGRLFDVYGPKYLLYFGTVAYVFGLMMVSLSTSYYQIFLSQSIVAAIGSSAVFNASMSSLVTWFFRRRAAAFGIMVSGSSLGGVVLPIMMDKMIKEVGFPWMMRTMAFMFLFLLGISCLTVKSRLPPRPKPFVFMEYINGLREPRMAITVIGFFFFMWGMFLPFNYVLLQAEAAGMSPTLIPYLLPILNAVSILGRIIPGIIADKLGRYNVMIFITFISGLFCLCIWIPVKDTAGILVFAIIFGFSSGGYISLAPTLIAQISDIRQIGTRVGAAFALQSFGALTGSPIGGAIVSAQNGDYLGLQLFCGVAMLIGCVAVVAARYVQVGFKMVKI, encoded by the exons ATGCCCGGCTCAACAATCTCATCGTCCTCCGAGACGGTCAACGAAAAAGCCTCTGTCAAAAACACCGAAAAGCCAGACCCCCAACCCTACGCCAGCACATCCCTCCAAATCATCCCCTCCCAAAATGACGACGCCAACGCAAACGTCCACCCAGAGCCATCCAACGCGGCCGAGGCCGACATCGAAAAGGCccagccagctcctccaggtcCGCCTCCCGGCATGGCACCCGCCGACTTCCCGGATGGCGGACTAGAGGCTTGGCTTGTCGTCTTTGGAGGGTGGTGTTCGCTGTTTTGCACGTTTGGACTTATCAACTGTGTTGGTGTCTTTCAAAAGTATTACCTTTCCGGTCCTCTCAGGGGCTACAATAGCTCTACCGTGAGCTGGATTCTATCAGTCGAGGTCTTTTTCATGATCTTTTGTGGTGCCATT TTCGGCCGGCTCTTTGATGTCTACGGCCCCAAGTACCTCCTCTACTTTGGCACCGTAGCCTACGTCTTCGGCCTCATGATGGTGTCCCTCTCGACGTCGTACTACCAAATATTTCTCTCGCAGTCCATCGTGGCCGCCATCGGCTCCAGTGCCGTCTTCAACGCCAGCATGTCGTCCCTCGTCACTTGGTTCTTCCGCCGTcgcgccgccgcctttgGCATCATGGTCTCTGGCTCGTCCCTTGGTGGTGTCGTCCTGCCCATCATGATGgacaagatgatcaaggaggttgGATTCCCTTGGATGATGCGCACCATGGCCTTCATGTTCCTCTTCCTGCTCGGCATCTCGTGTCTCACTGTCAAGTCCCGTCTGCCGCCTCGTCCGAAGCCATTCGTTTTTATGGAGTACATCAACGGCCTTCGAGAGCCTCGCATGGCCATTACAGTCATTggattcttcttcttcatgtgGGGAATGTTCCTCCCTTTCAACTATGTCCTCctccaggctgaggctgcgGGAATGTCTCCGACCCTGATCCCCTACCTGCTGCCTATCCTGAACGCTGTGAG CATCCTGGGCCGAATCATTCCtggcatcatcgccgacaaGCTTGGTCGATACAACGTCATGATCTTCATTACCTTCATCTCGGGCCTCTTCTGTCTCTGCATCTGGATCCCCGTTAAGGACACTGCCGGCATCCtcgtctttgccatcatctttggcttctcttcTGGTGGTTACATCAGCTTGGCGCCTACACTCATCGCTCAAATCTCCGACATTCGTCAGATTGGCACACGCGTTGGTGCTGCTTTCGCCCTCCAGTCTTTCGGTGCTTTGACGGGTAGCCCCATTGGTGGCGCCATCGTCTCGGCCCAGAATGGCGACTATCTGGGTCTGCAGCTGTTTTGCGGAGTTGCCATGCTCATTGGCTGTGTTGCGGTTGTCGCTGCTCGCTATGTGCAGGTCGGcttcaagatggtcaagattTGA
- a CDS encoding Altered inheritance of mitochondria protein 24, mitochondrial, with the protein MRGQLPLLRTARGLRLLRPTPPPYVCTQCRAIQISAAPSTETPKAGADAFGALETRDPADARFEVLGAPYSLLSVTLSASQKLYTRRGTLVAVAGKPDSAQSTLSILNPVTRAFLGVPFLYQRISATTPITALIATKSPTTTFTVLHLDGTTDWMVSQRNALLAWTGHTLSPSARLQTGLTLAHWGNTHLTGRGLAALSAPGQIYELTLKEGEEFVAHPGSVVAYTVGRHPPQPFRFKSNSLRIQVPSLSRWIPEAEWMKTVRSSEAYKFLARALYSLRTATRRTIWGDRLFLQFHGPSRILMSSRGVRASDVLTNRQVDEIADAPAGVLAQALELTNKPKLSDGSASKTSSVESAKQGEATGIHVTPAEKDGKVKFEDDKDLKEFIR; encoded by the exons ATGCGAGGCCAATTGCCGCTGCTGAGGACGGCGCGTGGCCTGCGACTCCTGCggccgacgccgccgccataCGTCTGCACCCAGTGCCGGGCGATCCAGATCAGCGCCGCACCGAGCACCGAGACGCCCAAGGCCGGCGCTGATGCTTTCGGAGCTCTGGAGACGAGGGATCCCGCCG ATGCTCGATTCGAGGTCCTCGGCGCTCCATACTCGCTGCTGTCGGTGACGCTGTCGGCGTCGCAGAAGCTGTACACCCGGAGGGGCACACTGGTTGCTGTCGCCGGCAAGCCTGATAGT GCTCAATCCACGCTGTCAATTCTGAATCCCGTCACACGAGCCTTCCTCGGAGTCCCGTTCCTTTATCAGCGCATCTCGGCTACGACGCCCATCACGGCATTGATCGCAACCAAGTCGCCCACGACCACTTTTACGGTTCTTCACCTCGATGGGACGACAGACTGGATGGTTTCTCAGCGGAATGCGCTGCTCGCCTGGACCGGACACACACTCTCTCCCTCGGCGCGCCTCCAGACCGGACTCACGCTGGCGCATTGGGGTAACACCCATCTGACCGGACGAGGACTCGCCGCCCTGTCAGCGCCGGGACAGATCTACGAGCTCACGttgaaggagggcgaggagtTTGTGGCGCATCCCGGCAGTGTTGTTGCCTACACGGTGGGAAGACATCCCCCGCAGCCTTTCCGGTTCAAGAGCAACAGCCTGAGGATCCAGGTCCCCTCGCTGTCGAGGTGGATCCCGGAAGCCGAGTGGATGAAGACTGTCCGCAGCTCGGAGGCTTACAAGTTCTTGGCACGGGCACTCTACAGCTTGCGCACGGCGACTCGGAGGACCATCTGGGGCGACCGGCTGTTTCTGCAGTTCCACGGGCCGAGCCGGATCCTCATGTCGAGCCGAGGGGTGCGCGCCTCTGACGTGCTCACCAATAGGCAGGTGGATGAGATTGCTGATGCTCCTGCTGGTGTGCTTGCGCAGGCGTTGGAGCTGACCAACAAGCCGAAGCTGTCAGACGGATCTGCGTCCAAGACTTCTTCTGTCGAGTCTGCCAAGCAGGGTGAGGCGACAGGTATTCATGTTACACCAGCtgagaaggatggcaaggtcaagtttgaggacgacaaggacctcaaggagTTTATCCgatga
- a CDS encoding Kinesin motor domain-containing protein, whose translation MSVRVVARIRPLLEKELEKEIIVRADSAEPGAPNTIVKIPNPKNNGEEFSFAFNGVYDQNVNQEGLFTAEVAPHLKSLFQGYDVTIFAYGVTGTGKTHTMRGGLKLADRGVIPRLLSNVFRRGKKIMKDSQGETTVQVALSYYEIYNDKVYDLLEPPEKRTPTGLPLRAEANGRTVVVGLSERACEDLKDFEKMYIEANNNRVTAATKLNAHSSRSHAILRVKLTQTTGDMVRESTASAIDLAGSEDNRRTDNGKERLVESAAINKSLFVLSQCIDAIGRGDRRIPYRESKMTRILSLGQNNGITVMILNLAPLRSYHLDTLSSLNVSSRAKRIEVREIENEIVYKQVPRTNSNLSGSNVQRQPLRPLANVHNVHNGNIATKAAEANKAAEANKPVKAFSVYTDKTKPAPATRPLVSSNLSRRTNPTKRPSENETIVRPSKISRPTAPASITVSAAQIEAMVEKKVSEILAARVAAEKDAQPPPPVQPEISEAVQKRLEALERRIDSEEWRDDAKSDGLRFLLAARQHKERGEDAAALKMYEMALPFFPGQAKLIGKIERLRTRLNGGAHSGSEHRESPRRKRRPVYDDADGDYETAEADVDEEEGARAKSKSRKLKVKALNTKSLLSGDDEGPASPRTQQLLDIINSRDLTQIRSLVGFGAKKARDLVDYLDLVDGDEAGGRIESLAQLRTVPGMGSRTVERAYEGLVA comes from the exons ATGAGTGTCCGCGTTGTAGCCAGGATACGGCCGttgctcgagaaggagctcgagaaggagatcaTTGTCAGGGCAGATAGCGCGGAGCCTGGCGCGCCAAACACCATTGTCAAGATTCCCAACCCAAAGAACAATGGCGAGGAGTTCTCGTTCGCCTTCAATGGCGTCTACGACCAGAACGTCAACCAGGAGGGTCTGTTTACTGCCGAAG TGGCGCCACACCTCAAGTCCCTTTTCCAAGGCTACGATGTCACGATATTCGCCTACGGTGTCACCGGAACGGGAAAGACGCACACGATGCGAGGCGGTCTGAAGCTGGCCGACCGAGGGGTGATTCCCCGGCTGCTCAGCAATGTGTTCAGGAGAGGCAAGAAGATCATGAAGGACTCGCAGGGTGAGACAACCGTCCAGGTTGCCCTGTCGTACTACGAGATCTACAACGACAAGGTCTACGACCTCCTCGAGCCTCCTGAGAAGCGGACGCCTACTGGGCTGCCGCTGCGAGCTGAGGCCAATGGCAGGACGGTCGTTGTCGGTCTTTCGGAGCGAGCATGCGAGGACCTCAAAGACTTTGAGAAGATGTACATcgaggccaacaacaaccGCGTCACGGCAGCCACCAAGCTCAATGCCCACAGCAGTCGTAGCCACGCCATTCTCCGCGTCAAGCTGACCCAGACGACTGGAGACATGGTTCGGGAGAGCACTGCGTCGGCCATTGACTTGGCTGGATCTGAGGACAACCGTCGCACTGACAATGGAAAGGAGAGGCTGGTGGAATCCGCCGCCATCAACAAGAGTCTCTTCGTTCTGAGCCAGTGCATCGATGCCATCGGCCGCGGTGACCGAAGAATTCCGTACCGGGAGTCCAAGATGACGCGCATCTTGTCCTTAGGTCAGAACAATGGCATCACAGTCATGATTCTGAACCTCGCCCCTCTGCGAAGCTACCACCTCGATACCCTCAGCAGTCTCAACGTCAGCTCCCGCGCGAAGCGCATCGAAGTCCGGGAGATCGAGAACGAGATTGTCTACAAGCAAGTTCCTAGGACGAACTCCAACTTGTCTGGCTCCAATGTTCAGCGTCAGCCGTTGCGACCTCTTGCCAATGTCCACAATGTTCACAATGGCAATATCGCTaccaaggccgccgaggccaacaaggctgctgaggccaACAAGCCCGTCAAGGCCTTTAGCGTCTACACGGACAAGACGAAGCCGGCACCTGCCACTCGTCCTCTGGTGAGCTCCAACCTGTCTCGCCGGACCAACCCAACCAAGCGACCCTCTGAGAATGAGACTATTGTAAGGCCCAGTAagatctcaaggccaaccGCCCCGGCATCCATCACGGTGTCTGCGGCTCAGATCGAGGCCATGGTTGAGAAAAAGGTCAGCGAGATCCTCGCCGCGCGTGTCGCGGCTGAGAAGGATGCTCAACCGCCCCCTCCAGTCCAGCCTGAGATTAGCGAGGCTGTTCAGAAGCGTCTGGAGGCTTTGGAGAGGCGAATTGACAGCGAGGAGTGGCGGGACGATGCCAAGTCGGATGGACTGAGGTTTCTGCTGGCTGCCCGGCAGCACAAGGAACGGGGTGAGGACGCGGCGGCCCTCAAGATGTACGAGATGGCTCTGCCCTTCTTCCCAGGACAGGCGAAGCTCATCGGCAAGATTGAGAGGCTACGGACACGGTTGAATGGTGGTGCTCACTCGGGTTCTGAGCATCGAGAGTCTCCCCGCAGGAAGCGAAGGCCCGTCTacgatgatgccgatggcGACTATGAGACGGCCGAGGCAGatgtggacgaggaggagggtgcccgcgccaagtccaagtctcgcaagctcaaggtgaaGGCTCTGAACACAAAGTCCCTCCTCTCtggtgacgatgagggcCCTGCGTCTCCTCGCACGCAGCAGCTCCTTGACATTATCAACTCGCGTGATCTCACTCAGATCCGAAGCCTCGTCGGCTTcggtgccaagaaggcccgTGACCTGGTAGACTACCTCGACCTGGTGGATGGAGACGAGGCCGGTG